From Cecembia calidifontis, one genomic window encodes:
- a CDS encoding ABC transporter permease produces the protein MKIMLTNYFKIFIRNLKKNPAYMLINILGLSVGMTASILIFLFVQHELSYDKYHEKSDRIYRLSRSFFSQNGEVNLHLGHLAPPFGPLLKSDFQQDVEEVVRVMNTNLILKNEDNIFEENRFYFTDPEIFNVFSWKVLDGNPETALSFPDGLIISESMARKYFGNADPIGKSLELKAGPVSTNMQVRAVMQDIPDNSHFKADFLATMELVTDFYGGYEQMMKNFGSNNFGTYLLLREGADIASIEARIPDFLNRHIQVGEDGTMPSTWTALHPWRITDIHLHSNLDSELEPNSSIEYVYIYTAIAIFILLIACVNFMNLATARSAKRALEVGLRKVLGAEKELLVGQFMSETILMTMMAAVLALVLAWLALPVFGNFTGKELSLNLLHHPEYLLGLLILVIVVGMIAGSYPSLFLSGFQPVKVLKGTYKIGSIHEKLRSALVVGQFAISIILIVAVLVVINQLNFMKNKELGFDKERVIVLPAYQELVDNYENLSQRYLQHPGIESLALASRVPSGRLLDAMETRAEVNGSLTPMDIRLADIHVSHSFMETFGIEMAAGRDFDYQLASDSTQAFLLNESAIRAIGWASPEEALGKALHYGPRRGYIVGVVKDFHFESLHQPISPMVFMIPDTRFNLIAIRLKQGLEEDAIAYLKEEWIALKPDFPFNYFTIEDRFEQQYKAEEKVGTVFGFFAGLAILISVLGLFGLSAYATEQRTKEIGVRKVMGASIGNIVLLLGKDFLKLVLIGFLIAVPIAWYVMDSWLEGFAYSISISWLVFIIAGFIAAFIAALTVSSQSIRAAMVNPVDAFKVV, from the coding sequence ATGAAAATTATGCTGACAAACTACTTCAAAATTTTTATTAGAAACCTTAAAAAGAATCCAGCGTACATGCTGATCAATATTTTGGGTCTTTCTGTTGGGATGACTGCCAGTATATTGATATTTCTTTTTGTCCAGCATGAGTTGAGTTACGACAAATACCACGAAAAATCTGATAGGATTTACCGTTTGTCACGTTCTTTTTTCAGTCAAAACGGGGAGGTTAACCTTCATCTAGGACACTTGGCGCCACCTTTTGGCCCCTTGCTCAAATCAGATTTCCAACAAGATGTGGAAGAGGTAGTCAGAGTAATGAATACCAACTTGATTCTTAAAAATGAAGATAACATTTTCGAAGAAAACAGATTCTATTTCACCGATCCGGAAATTTTTAATGTCTTTTCTTGGAAAGTATTGGATGGCAATCCCGAAACAGCATTGAGTTTTCCTGATGGTTTGATCATCTCAGAGAGTATGGCAAGGAAATATTTTGGCAATGCTGATCCCATTGGTAAAAGTTTGGAGTTAAAAGCAGGTCCTGTTTCTACCAATATGCAAGTCAGGGCGGTGATGCAAGACATTCCTGATAATTCCCACTTTAAAGCTGACTTTTTGGCTACTATGGAACTGGTAACTGATTTCTATGGAGGTTATGAACAAATGATGAAAAACTTTGGATCGAATAATTTTGGGACTTACCTACTGCTCAGAGAAGGGGCTGACATTGCCAGTATTGAAGCCAGGATACCAGATTTTCTCAACCGCCATATCCAAGTAGGGGAAGACGGAACAATGCCTTCGACTTGGACTGCTTTGCATCCATGGCGCATCACTGATATCCATTTGCACTCCAACCTGGATTCAGAATTGGAACCCAACAGTAGCATTGAATATGTATATATTTATACTGCAATCGCCATTTTTATTTTACTGATAGCCTGCGTGAATTTTATGAACCTAGCAACCGCCCGGTCTGCCAAGAGGGCATTGGAAGTTGGGCTGAGAAAGGTTTTAGGTGCTGAAAAGGAATTGCTAGTAGGTCAATTTATGAGCGAGACCATCTTGATGACCATGATGGCAGCAGTTCTTGCTTTGGTTTTGGCATGGTTGGCCCTGCCTGTATTTGGCAATTTCACTGGAAAGGAACTTAGCCTAAATTTATTACATCATCCAGAGTACCTATTGGGTTTATTGATTTTGGTCATTGTTGTCGGGATGATTGCAGGAAGCTATCCTTCACTTTTCCTTTCGGGATTTCAGCCTGTAAAAGTGCTGAAAGGTACATACAAGATTGGTTCTATCCATGAAAAACTCAGGTCAGCATTGGTCGTCGGACAGTTTGCCATTTCTATCATTTTGATAGTTGCGGTCTTGGTAGTGATCAATCAGCTCAATTTTATGAAAAATAAGGAATTGGGTTTTGACAAGGAAAGGGTAATTGTTCTACCGGCCTATCAAGAATTGGTGGATAATTATGAGAATCTGAGCCAAAGGTATTTACAGCACCCTGGAATAGAGTCCCTGGCTTTGGCTTCCCGGGTGCCTTCTGGAAGGTTGTTGGATGCTATGGAAACCCGGGCTGAGGTCAACGGAAGTCTTACGCCTATGGATATTCGCCTGGCCGACATCCATGTAAGTCATAGTTTTATGGAAACTTTTGGTATTGAAATGGCAGCAGGTCGTGACTTTGATTATCAACTTGCTTCTGACAGCACCCAGGCTTTTTTGCTGAATGAATCTGCAATTAGGGCTATTGGATGGGCCTCTCCGGAGGAGGCTTTAGGCAAAGCACTTCATTATGGACCAAGAAGGGGTTATATCGTAGGGGTGGTTAAAGATTTTCACTTTGAATCCCTACATCAGCCTATCAGCCCCATGGTTTTTATGATTCCCGATACCCGTTTCAATTTGATAGCAATCAGGTTAAAACAAGGTTTAGAGGAAGATGCCATAGCCTATTTAAAAGAAGAATGGATTGCTTTGAAACCAGATTTTCCTTTCAATTATTTCACCATTGAAGACAGGTTTGAGCAACAATATAAGGCTGAGGAAAAAGTAGGTACGGTTTTCGGTTTTTTTGCCGGATTGGCCATTCTTATCTCAGTATTGGGCTTATTTGGTCTTTCTGCTTATGCTACAGAACAGCGCACCAAGGAAATTGGAGTAAGAAAAGTCATGGGAGCAAGTATTGGCAATATTGTTCTTCTTCTTGGTAAGGATTTTCTCAAATTGGTACTTATTGGCTTTCTAATCGCTGTGCCAATCGCTTGGTATGTCATGGATTCATGGCTGGAAGGTTTTGCTTATAGCATTTCTATTTCATGGCTTGTTTTTATTATAGCAGGTTTCATCGCGGCTTTTATTGCTGCACTGACAGTTAGCAGTCAATCCATCAGGGCAGCTATGGTCAATCCGGTGGATGCTTTTAAAGTTGTGTAA
- a CDS encoding ABC transporter permease gives MIINYLKIFVRNFKRFSGHSFLTLLGLSIAIACALLIYLWGQHQWSFDKFHADADKLYKVITHRDADGSKQTFFLAGHNIDITGVPEVEAVTHISTGNRWPHELCFWPDRKVDECVYLNGVYASENLFDTFSFPIVKGVQEPLNNPASIAISEKMAETLYGSEDPIGKTIMVDRSKEVIVTAVFRNIPEFSSIKFDFALPMDVLQKQWGMTREQLDGNFFDVYIKGISGTNASLISEKLNDPRVIGESNKSYGLVYEAVPFSKFYLNSNYENGINKGGKIDQIIQFGLIGLLLILVAITNFINLTTARASLRAKEIGVKKAIGANRKHLIFQFLFESYLMVFMAFLVGFSLTGLLLPAFNRLVGEQLSLMQLININSVIFFLGFLLLMTLLSGAYPAFLLSSLRTARILKGLSSVNSDSLNIRKALITFQLAVSIGIILFGSIIYYQLDFVQTKNLGFDRENVIRLEPTYRLLQNYGPFKNELLKYAEIEQLSASDANPLEAGAGTVLVQWPGKSPETQVSFQVIGSQFDFPELLGLQITDGRSFHSEKDTKDSTATEAVISLNAAKMMGLSDPVGATIRLYDYISCEIIGVVNDFHTNSMKESMEPVIIYRKPIEQVSAIYVKYAPGKAREAVDALKSVYSEIEPDFTMKYWFQDQTFDNLYKSEIVVSRLVIIFSFICFVTAVIGIIGLATFNAMRKTKEIGIRRVFGASSNQVMGVMVSEFIWPVLLALGLAIPLSWYAGKEWLMGFAYRINFPWQIIGLLLFGLLIIIFLIIWFHAQKTISANPTASLRSE, from the coding sequence ATGATAATCAATTATTTAAAGATTTTTGTAAGAAATTTCAAAAGGTTCTCAGGTCATTCTTTTTTGACCTTGTTAGGTCTATCCATTGCCATTGCATGTGCATTATTGATTTATCTCTGGGGACAACATCAATGGTCTTTTGATAAATTTCATGCGGATGCAGACAAGTTGTATAAGGTGATAACCCATAGGGATGCTGATGGATCCAAACAGACCTTTTTCTTGGCAGGACACAATATAGATATTACAGGTGTGCCTGAAGTAGAGGCTGTTACCCATATTTCCACCGGTAACCGATGGCCGCATGAATTATGCTTTTGGCCTGATAGGAAAGTGGATGAATGCGTTTATTTAAATGGAGTGTATGCCAGTGAAAACCTGTTTGATACTTTTAGTTTTCCAATAGTCAAAGGCGTTCAAGAGCCATTAAATAATCCCGCCTCAATAGCCATTTCTGAAAAAATGGCTGAAACTTTGTATGGATCGGAGGATCCTATTGGAAAAACCATTATGGTGGACCGAAGCAAGGAGGTTATAGTAACAGCAGTTTTCCGAAATATCCCTGAATTTTCTTCTATCAAATTTGATTTTGCTTTGCCTATGGATGTACTTCAGAAGCAGTGGGGAATGACCAGAGAGCAATTGGACGGCAATTTTTTTGATGTCTATATCAAAGGAATTTCAGGTACAAATGCTTCCCTGATTTCTGAAAAACTCAATGATCCAAGGGTAATAGGGGAGAGCAATAAATCTTATGGATTGGTTTATGAAGCGGTTCCTTTTTCCAAATTTTATCTGAACAGCAATTATGAAAACGGTATCAATAAAGGAGGAAAAATAGATCAGATCATTCAATTCGGGCTGATCGGGCTATTACTCATTTTAGTTGCCATAACCAACTTCATCAACCTCACTACGGCTAGGGCTTCATTAAGGGCTAAGGAGATCGGTGTCAAAAAGGCAATCGGAGCAAATAGAAAGCATTTGATTTTCCAGTTTTTATTCGAATCCTATTTGATGGTCTTTATGGCCTTTCTTGTAGGTTTTTCTTTGACAGGATTGCTGCTGCCTGCTTTTAACCGATTGGTTGGCGAGCAACTGAGTTTAATGCAACTGATCAATATTAATTCCGTTATCTTTTTCTTGGGATTTCTCTTGTTGATGACCTTGTTATCCGGAGCCTATCCTGCATTCCTACTGTCCTCCTTACGTACTGCCAGGATTCTCAAAGGTTTATCTTCGGTAAATTCCGATTCATTAAACATCCGAAAGGCTTTGATCACCTTTCAGCTAGCAGTATCTATTGGGATCATTCTGTTCGGAAGCATTATTTACTATCAGTTGGATTTTGTTCAGACAAAAAATCTTGGGTTCGACAGAGAGAATGTCATCAGATTGGAACCTACTTACAGGTTGCTTCAAAATTATGGGCCCTTTAAAAATGAATTGTTAAAATATGCTGAAATCGAGCAACTGAGTGCTTCTGATGCCAATCCCCTTGAGGCAGGTGCAGGTACTGTGTTGGTTCAATGGCCCGGGAAATCTCCAGAAACCCAGGTTTCTTTTCAGGTTATCGGGAGCCAATTTGATTTTCCTGAATTACTTGGCCTTCAGATTACAGATGGAAGAAGTTTTCATTCAGAAAAGGATACTAAGGATTCAACGGCCACCGAGGCGGTCATTTCATTGAATGCTGCCAAAATGATGGGACTCAGCGATCCTGTCGGAGCGACTATTAGATTGTATGATTATATCAGCTGCGAAATCATCGGAGTAGTCAATGATTTTCATACCAATTCCATGAAGGAATCCATGGAACCTGTAATCATTTACAGAAAGCCCATTGAGCAGGTTTCAGCCATATATGTCAAATATGCACCGGGCAAGGCAAGAGAGGCAGTGGATGCCCTAAAATCTGTATACAGTGAAATTGAACCTGATTTTACTATGAAATACTGGTTTCAGGACCAAACCTTTGATAATCTGTATAAATCAGAAATCGTGGTTTCCAGATTGGTAATCATTTTTTCATTTATTTGTTTTGTTACGGCTGTGATAGGCATCATAGGATTGGCCACATTCAATGCCATGCGCAAAACCAAAGAAATAGGAATAAGGAGAGTTTTTGGGGCATCTTCCAATCAGGTAATGGGAGTGATGGTTTCCGAATTTATCTGGCCGGTATTATTGGCTTTGGGATTGGCGATTCCCTTGTCCTGGTATGCAGGAAAAGAATGGCTGATGGGTTTTGCCTATAGGATTAATTTCCCATGGCAAATCATTGGATTGCTTTTATTCGGTTTGCTAATAATTATTTTCCTGATCATTTGGTTCCATGCCCAAAAAACCATATCAGCCAATCCTACAGCATCTTTGAGAAGTGAGTGA